From the genome of Vibrio navarrensis, one region includes:
- a CDS encoding S41 family peptidase, with amino-acid sequence MQLRRFTPSSVVLAMTLACPMMSVAQESVVPKTEMPSPTWMRDIALSPDGRHIAFTYAGQIWLVPSQGGDAQPLTSADSYSEHPVWSPDSRSIAFTADRFGPGDVFITSLRGGEAKRLTYHFSKDVPYAFSADGKQVYFSSARLGDADASVNNGFAGTASAQLYAVNAEGGREKLMLSNPLSSLSINGQNGQYLYTDLPSPMEQQWRKRDVSEAARDIWRFDPQTGKHSRITQYRGEDRDAVWSADGQSLYYLSECSGSFNIWQKGLNEADKPVQITQHEFLPVRFLSTSQQGDLAYGFDGQIWHKAASESAAKPVEVNIRQVFLGQGKHFVNLNYEATEIAVSPVAPEVAIVARGDVYTVSLLSGATKRITKTPQAERNVSFSADGLSLVYASERHGNWDIFHSYVNDTGKSFSTSLDVREEQLSDEPVDQTQPLYSPDGKKLAYRENSNTLKVYNLEEDKHYVLLNDTQLYSYYDQDLSYAWSPDSQYLVTRNRAVYNADIVLLKADGSEAPVQITNSGFVEGEPKFSADGQMVYWLTDRNSLRDIDDWAVQSDVYVTVLNQKADYELKKSKEQKWLDREIALDKGEEGEQAMPMETQVEPRGLKHRTYRITPYSMSPRFTYLSRDNKALLVANQVGDSVEFTKIMIEDSSTEVLFTRAAEEVRAIEMEPDSETLVLIGDHGIEELHLPSGESNYVDYQAEANYDFSAEVAYIFDHAWRLTASKFYDKGLHGVDWAAYGEAYRKHLAGIRTYQDFAELLSEMSGELNASHTGAFFLDGKSGWPEQASLGLFYDDNYRGKGVRVKAVLPAGPADTYQTIIKPGSIIYSVDGQEITPEMNIYPLLDGKVGKMVRLNVLSPGEKEPQETQLVAIDLSREAELAYERWVDERKALTEQWSDGRLGYVHVPEMGPTAYERLINELFGEYNDKEGVIVDIRYNMGGNLHDQLMEVLSGTRHSAQVTRDGYQLSTFPERRWAKPSIMLANAASYSDGSIVPYFYKREGIGQLVGERVPGTGTAVLWEPQQESRLVYGVPQLGFKDDQGQWFENQEVIPDVLVYNSPEDMAKNYDRQLKVAVETLLADLDKAK; translated from the coding sequence ATGCAATTGCGACGTTTTACTCCTAGCTCCGTGGTGTTGGCGATGACTCTCGCTTGCCCAATGATGAGCGTTGCTCAGGAAAGTGTTGTTCCAAAGACCGAAATGCCATCCCCAACTTGGATGCGCGATATTGCCTTGTCGCCAGATGGCCGACATATCGCTTTTACCTATGCCGGACAGATTTGGTTAGTGCCTTCGCAAGGGGGCGATGCACAGCCGCTGACCTCGGCTGACAGCTACAGCGAGCACCCAGTTTGGTCGCCAGACAGTCGGTCGATAGCTTTTACTGCTGATCGCTTTGGCCCGGGTGACGTGTTCATCACCTCATTACGCGGTGGCGAAGCGAAGCGTTTAACTTACCACTTCAGCAAAGATGTGCCTTACGCTTTCAGCGCCGATGGCAAACAGGTGTATTTCAGCTCAGCGCGTTTGGGCGATGCCGATGCCAGTGTGAACAATGGCTTTGCCGGCACCGCGTCTGCGCAGCTGTATGCGGTGAATGCAGAGGGTGGGCGAGAAAAGTTGATGCTGTCGAATCCGCTCAGCAGTTTGTCCATCAATGGGCAAAATGGCCAGTATCTCTATACCGATCTGCCATCCCCGATGGAACAGCAATGGCGTAAACGCGATGTCTCTGAGGCAGCGCGCGACATCTGGCGCTTTGATCCACAAACCGGCAAGCATAGCCGTATCACGCAATACCGCGGTGAAGATCGCGATGCCGTTTGGTCTGCCGATGGGCAGTCGCTCTACTATTTGTCGGAGTGCTCAGGCAGCTTCAACATTTGGCAAAAAGGGTTGAATGAAGCGGATAAACCAGTGCAAATCACTCAGCACGAGTTTTTGCCTGTGCGTTTTCTTTCAACCAGTCAACAGGGCGATCTCGCCTACGGTTTTGACGGGCAGATCTGGCATAAAGCGGCGAGTGAGTCCGCTGCTAAGCCAGTTGAGGTCAATATCCGTCAGGTGTTTCTCGGGCAAGGCAAACACTTCGTTAATCTCAATTATGAAGCGACAGAAATCGCGGTTTCGCCAGTGGCGCCTGAAGTGGCGATAGTGGCCCGTGGCGATGTCTATACCGTGTCGCTGCTGTCGGGGGCAACCAAACGCATCACCAAAACCCCGCAAGCGGAGCGAAATGTCTCTTTCTCGGCTGACGGTTTGTCGCTGGTGTACGCTTCAGAACGCCATGGCAACTGGGATATCTTCCACAGTTATGTTAACGATACGGGCAAGAGCTTTTCCACTTCACTGGATGTGCGAGAAGAGCAACTGTCGGATGAGCCAGTTGATCAAACTCAGCCACTCTACTCGCCTGACGGCAAAAAGCTGGCGTACCGTGAAAACAGCAACACGCTTAAAGTCTACAATCTGGAAGAAGATAAACACTATGTGTTACTCAATGATACCCAGCTCTATTCCTACTATGACCAAGATCTAAGCTACGCATGGTCGCCCGACAGCCAATACTTGGTGACGCGTAACCGCGCGGTTTACAACGCCGATATCGTGCTGCTGAAAGCCGACGGCAGCGAAGCGCCAGTGCAGATCACCAACAGCGGTTTTGTAGAAGGTGAGCCGAAATTTAGCGCCGATGGACAGATGGTCTACTGGTTAACCGACAGAAATAGCCTGCGTGATATCGACGATTGGGCAGTACAGTCGGATGTCTACGTTACGGTGCTCAACCAAAAGGCCGATTATGAGCTGAAGAAAAGTAAAGAGCAGAAGTGGCTTGATCGAGAAATCGCGCTCGACAAGGGCGAAGAGGGCGAGCAAGCCATGCCGATGGAGACACAGGTTGAGCCGCGCGGACTCAAGCATCGTACTTACCGCATCACGCCGTACTCCATGTCGCCACGCTTTACCTACCTCTCGCGTGATAACAAAGCGCTGTTGGTGGCAAACCAAGTTGGCGACAGCGTCGAGTTCACTAAGATCATGATTGAAGATAGCAGCACCGAAGTGTTGTTTACTCGTGCTGCGGAAGAGGTGAGAGCGATCGAAATGGAGCCAGACAGTGAGACACTGGTGCTGATTGGCGATCACGGCATTGAAGAACTTCATTTGCCCAGCGGCGAATCCAACTATGTCGACTACCAAGCTGAAGCCAATTACGACTTTAGCGCAGAAGTGGCGTACATTTTTGACCATGCTTGGCGTTTAACCGCAAGCAAGTTTTACGATAAAGGGCTGCATGGCGTGGATTGGGCCGCTTACGGCGAAGCGTATCGCAAGCATTTGGCAGGAATCCGTACCTACCAAGATTTCGCCGAGCTGCTGAGTGAAATGTCGGGTGAGCTCAATGCCTCACACACTGGCGCGTTCTTCTTAGACGGAAAATCTGGCTGGCCAGAACAAGCTTCTTTAGGGCTTTTCTATGATGACAACTACCGTGGAAAAGGGGTGCGTGTTAAGGCCGTGCTGCCTGCGGGCCCTGCTGATACCTATCAGACCATCATCAAACCGGGCAGCATTATTTACTCGGTAGATGGTCAAGAGATCACGCCAGAGATGAACATTTATCCGCTACTGGATGGCAAAGTTGGCAAAATGGTGCGTCTGAATGTGCTGAGTCCGGGCGAAAAAGAGCCGCAAGAGACTCAATTGGTGGCGATTGATCTAAGCCGCGAGGCGGAACTGGCCTACGAGCGTTGGGTCGACGAGCGCAAAGCGCTGACGGAGCAGTGGTCTGACGGGCGCTTGGGTTACGTTCATGTGCCAGAGATGGGACCGACCGCTTACGAAAGGTTGATCAATGAGTTGTTTGGTGAATACAACGACAAAGAGGGTGTGATTGTCGATATTCGCTACAACATGGGCGGCAATTTGCACGACCAGCTCATGGAAGTGCTCTCCGGTACGCGCCACAGCGCCCAAGTCACACGTGACGGCTATCAGTTGTCGACTTTCCCTGAGCGTCGCTGGGCGAAGCCGAGTATCATGTTGGCTAATGCGGCGAGCTATTCTGATGGCTCGATTGTGCCCTATTTTTACAAGCGTGAAGGCATTGGCCAATTGGTCGGTGAACGTGTGCCGGGTACGGGCACGGCGGTGTTGTGGGAGCCTCAGCAAGAGTCTCGACTCGTCTATGGTGTGCCTCAACTTGGTTTTAAAGACGACCAAGGGCAGTGGTTTGAAAACCAAGAGGTGATTCCGGATGTGTTGGTCTATAACTCACCGGAAGACATGGCCAAAAATTACGACAGACAACTGAAAGTCGCGGTTGAAACCCTACTCGCAGATTTGGATAAAGCGAAGTAG
- a CDS encoding GNAT family N-acetyltransferase: MEIIVRPTCVDDAQALVELYSQPKAQRETLQLPKPSVAMWKERLSNIPAGVYSYVAVVDGKVVGNIGFHHSQRPRTAHTASFGIGVHDDYHGLGIGSRLIETVTELADNWLNVHRIQIEVNSDNEKAIALYKKHGFVIEGEAVDASFRDGQFINTYIMGRIRQRAS, translated from the coding sequence ATGGAAATTATCGTTCGTCCGACTTGCGTTGATGACGCGCAAGCACTGGTGGAACTCTACTCACAACCGAAAGCGCAACGTGAAACCCTGCAACTCCCAAAACCGTCAGTAGCAATGTGGAAAGAGCGCTTATCGAATATTCCCGCCGGAGTGTATAGCTATGTTGCGGTTGTCGATGGCAAAGTGGTCGGCAATATCGGCTTTCACCATTCTCAACGCCCGCGCACCGCGCACACAGCCTCATTTGGCATTGGCGTGCATGACGATTACCACGGTTTGGGGATTGGCAGCAGGTTGATCGAAACGGTGACTGAGCTGGCAGACAACTGGCTTAACGTTCACCGCATTCAGATTGAAGTCAACAGCGATAACGAAAAAGCCATCGCCCTGTATAAGAAACATGGCTTTGTGATTGAGGGAGAAGCGGTGGATGCGTCATTTCGCGATGGCCAGTTCATCAATACTTACATCATGGGGCGCATTCGCCAGCGTGCTAGTTAA
- a CDS encoding GNAT family N-acetyltransferase: MNNVTHDEKSQRYSVHLEGEYYATLAYQLVDGVMHITSTKVPEALQGKGYGKVLMEAVLPEIERAGYKVVPICSYVKHYLQRNPRWQSLAA, encoded by the coding sequence GTGAATAACGTCACTCATGATGAGAAAAGTCAACGTTACAGCGTGCATTTGGAAGGAGAGTACTATGCCACGCTCGCTTACCAACTGGTCGATGGGGTGATGCACATTACCTCAACTAAGGTGCCAGAGGCCCTGCAAGGGAAGGGATACGGTAAAGTATTGATGGAAGCGGTACTGCCTGAAATTGAGCGAGCTGGCTACAAAGTGGTGCCTATTTGCAGCTATGTGAAGCATTATTTGCAGCGCAATCCGCGCTGGCAGAGCTTGGCCGCCTGA
- a CDS encoding flagellar brake protein, which produces MARIQGRSPSVQQSNQTHNVSTLNSTDALAMVEHGSEMTLNVTTPVGIKFLTTSKFIGSHSNNAILIEVPQISDEDLRFYFQAGFWINIKALSHRGEGAIIQFRSQISYRLGDPFPLLVLSVPSTMQVSQLRKEIRYEVNLSAKAYLGEIGVDCEIRDLSRGGCRFITTPMSRTFQVGEEVSLDIVLGKNGGVTLAPLKGKVCNLQRSTHYARYGVEFDDYGKVNAKSLLSHLTFDGTKLKLRS; this is translated from the coding sequence ATGGCGAGAATTCAAGGACGTAGTCCGTCGGTACAACAGAGCAATCAAACGCACAACGTATCCACTTTAAACAGTACGGACGCACTGGCGATGGTTGAGCATGGCAGTGAGATGACGCTGAACGTCACGACACCTGTCGGCATCAAGTTTTTAACCACAAGTAAGTTCATCGGTTCGCATTCGAACAATGCGATCTTGATCGAGGTGCCACAGATCTCGGATGAAGATCTGCGCTTTTATTTTCAAGCAGGTTTTTGGATCAATATCAAAGCGCTGTCGCATCGCGGTGAAGGGGCGATCATTCAGTTTCGTAGCCAAATTTCCTACCGCTTAGGCGACCCATTCCCGCTGCTGGTACTGAGTGTGCCGAGCACCATGCAGGTGTCGCAGCTGCGCAAAGAGATCCGCTATGAAGTAAACCTTAGCGCGAAAGCCTATTTGGGCGAGATTGGCGTGGATTGCGAAATACGCGATCTCTCCCGTGGTGGCTGCCGATTTATTACTACGCCGATGAGCCGCACTTTCCAAGTAGGCGAAGAAGTGTCGCTCGATATTGTCTTAGGCAAAAATGGCGGCGTGACGCTCGCCCCGCTTAAAGGCAAAGTGTGCAACTTGCAACGCTCGACCCACTACGCACGCTACGGAGTGGAATTTGATGACTACGGCAAAGTCAACGCCAAGAGCCTGCTCAGCCACCTCACCTTCGATGGCACCAAACTGAAGCTAAGAAGCTAA
- a CDS encoding Lon protease family protein, with the protein MAIQRLTADQLYSVAELEQLPCKSTKELTPIDEIVGQERAQKAVEFAMSIKEKGYNIYAIGQNGLGKRTMILRYLNRHPHDASALYDWCYVANFEDIRTPKVLKLPQGVGVRFRNDIEKLMTKLVNAMPLAFDNEMYFSRADKLKNQLAQKQEAELERISKDAKEKGISLTITTQGDYQFVAMNGEELHTEETFDALSRKEQESFGASIDELEVSLRSMVRQLTEWEEAYTEKIKKLNDDVTRDVITHFIKQLKLDYSQYPEIKTYLTELQKDIIENADIFLEESGEQGEIASAALDKKLPRRYKVNVLVSRKTDEFPIVVEETPNYHTLFGSIETATFKGTVFTDFSLIRAGSLHKANGGVLLMDAQKVLEQPYVWDGLKRALRSRQLSFTSLEKEVTLTGAVSLDPEPIPLDIKIILFGDYRTYQLLQHYDPEFSELFRVTADFEDEMKRTPESELHYARFISSVVHDNNMLHCDKKAIARIIEHSSRIVADQGKLSLHSAHIANLLRESNYVAKQSNSNMIRIGHVEEALSNQEMRVSRLKDMVMEGFINGTTLIRTEGKAVGQVNALSVISTSDHAFGAPNRITATTCYGDGEVIDIERSVDLGGSIHSKGVMILSAYLSSVFGRNARVPLTTTITFEQSYGGVDGDSASMAELCAVASAFSKQPNRQDIAITGSMNQFGESQPIGGVNEKIEGFFDVCVIKGRHPQQGVIIPRSNVHNLMLRPDIVRAVEKGEFHIWAIEHVTEAIEIFTGKRAGEPTDDGSYPIDTIFGIAQAKLNALRK; encoded by the coding sequence ATGGCGATTCAAAGACTTACCGCAGACCAACTTTACTCTGTGGCTGAATTAGAACAACTGCCATGTAAGTCAACCAAAGAGTTGACGCCGATCGATGAGATAGTCGGACAAGAACGCGCGCAAAAAGCGGTCGAGTTTGCTATGTCGATCAAGGAGAAAGGCTACAACATTTACGCCATCGGCCAGAACGGTTTGGGTAAACGCACCATGATTCTGCGCTACCTCAATCGTCATCCTCACGATGCCAGCGCGCTGTACGATTGGTGCTATGTGGCGAATTTTGAAGATATCCGCACGCCGAAAGTGCTTAAACTTCCTCAAGGTGTCGGGGTACGTTTTCGTAACGACATCGAAAAGCTGATGACTAAGTTAGTCAATGCGATGCCGTTGGCGTTTGACAATGAAATGTATTTCAGCCGCGCCGACAAACTGAAAAATCAGTTGGCGCAAAAGCAAGAAGCGGAGCTGGAACGCATCTCCAAAGATGCCAAAGAGAAAGGCATTAGCCTTACGATTACCACGCAGGGTGATTATCAGTTTGTTGCGATGAATGGCGAAGAGCTGCACACCGAAGAAACCTTTGATGCGCTGAGTCGCAAAGAACAAGAGAGCTTTGGCGCTAGCATTGATGAACTTGAAGTGAGTCTGCGCTCCATGGTGCGCCAGCTTACTGAGTGGGAAGAGGCGTATACAGAGAAGATCAAAAAGCTCAATGATGATGTAACGCGGGATGTGATCACCCACTTTATCAAGCAGCTCAAACTCGACTATTCACAGTATCCGGAGATCAAAACCTATCTCACTGAGCTGCAAAAAGACATCATCGAGAACGCTGACATCTTTTTGGAAGAGAGCGGTGAGCAAGGGGAAATCGCCTCGGCGGCGCTGGATAAAAAGTTGCCACGTCGTTACAAAGTGAACGTATTGGTCAGCCGCAAAACCGACGAGTTTCCGATTGTGGTGGAAGAGACGCCCAACTATCACACTCTGTTTGGCTCGATTGAAACGGCGACTTTTAAAGGCACGGTGTTTACCGACTTTTCGCTGATTCGTGCAGGCAGTTTGCACAAAGCTAACGGCGGCGTATTGCTGATGGATGCGCAAAAAGTGCTCGAACAGCCTTACGTTTGGGATGGCCTAAAACGAGCGCTGCGCTCACGCCAACTCAGTTTTACGTCACTGGAAAAAGAGGTCACGCTGACTGGCGCGGTATCGCTTGATCCAGAGCCTATCCCACTGGATATTAAGATCATTTTGTTTGGTGACTATCGCACTTACCAACTGCTGCAACACTATGATCCTGAGTTTAGCGAACTGTTTCGTGTCACTGCCGATTTCGAAGACGAGATGAAACGCACTCCGGAATCCGAGCTTCACTACGCGCGGTTTATCTCTAGCGTGGTGCATGACAACAACATGCTGCATTGCGATAAAAAAGCCATTGCGCGCATCATCGAGCACAGTTCGCGTATCGTCGCTGATCAGGGCAAGCTTTCTCTGCATTCGGCGCACATCGCCAATCTGCTTCGTGAGTCGAACTACGTGGCGAAACAGTCCAATTCCAACATGATCCGCATCGGTCATGTGGAGGAGGCGCTGAGCAATCAAGAGATGCGTGTGAGCCGCTTAAAAGACATGGTGATGGAAGGCTTTATCAACGGCACCACCTTGATCCGTACCGAGGGAAAAGCGGTCGGTCAGGTCAACGCGCTGTCTGTGATCAGCACCAGTGACCATGCATTTGGCGCACCCAACCGCATTACGGCCACCACGTGTTATGGTGATGGCGAAGTGATCGACATTGAACGCAGTGTCGATCTTGGCGGCAGCATTCACTCCAAAGGGGTGATGATCCTCTCTGCCTATCTGTCGTCGGTGTTTGGCCGTAACGCGCGTGTGCCGTTAACCACCACGATCACCTTTGAACAATCATACGGTGGTGTGGATGGTGATAGTGCCAGTATGGCGGAGTTGTGCGCGGTGGCATCGGCATTTTCTAAACAGCCAAACCGTCAGGATATTGCGATCACCGGCTCCATGAACCAGTTTGGTGAATCGCAGCCGATTGGCGGCGTGAACGAGAAGATCGAAGGTTTCTTTGATGTGTGTGTGATCAAAGGACGTCATCCGCAGCAAGGCGTGATCATCCCGCGCTCGAACGTGCATAATTTGATGCTGCGCCCGGACATTGTGCGCGCAGTAGAAAAAGGGGAGTTTCACATCTGGGCGATTGAGCACGTCACCGAAGCGATTGAAATCTTCACTGGCAAACGGGCTGGTGAGCCGACCGACGATGGCAGCTACCCGATCGATACCATCTTTGGTATCGCCCAAGCGAAGCTCAACGCATTGCGTAAATAA
- a CDS encoding ABC transporter ATP-binding protein — protein sequence MSSQTILTVENLSVSFTTNDGIVDAVKSVTFQLRAGETLSIVGESGSGKSVSSSALMKLLPNNAIIHPDSSIVFEGQAILEKSEKEMRAIRGDRIGMIFQEPMTSLNPYLRVGIQVAEAIMCHRPVSPKQAKARVLELFHLVHLPNPQQAYSKFPHEFSGGQLQRIMIAMALINEPDILIADEPTTALDVTVQAEVLQLIKEIQAKMGMAILFITHDLGVVKHFADRVLVMCKGEVVEQGETATLFDNPQHDYTKMLINAIPKGSKTAVDEQAPMLLKAEDIRVQFLTKPHFIPSRCEYFEAVKGISLQLKRGETLGIVGESGSGKSTLGRALIGLLPCTGHIEFQGNDLNQISAKQRFELKKEMQMVFQDPYGSLSPRMTVGEIITEALTVHRPQMSKAERMQRAREALKEVRLEPNAINRYPHEFSGGQRQRIAIARALILEPSFILLDEPTSALDRSVQLTVIDLLKDLQQKHNIGYLFISHDLSVVKALSDRVLVMQKGEVMEQGSAEAIFHHPQSDYTKKLISASFDLDSQLKVEEVA from the coding sequence ATGTCATCGCAAACCATTCTCACGGTAGAGAATCTCTCCGTCAGCTTTACCACCAATGACGGTATCGTGGATGCTGTAAAAAGCGTCACTTTCCAGCTCCGCGCAGGAGAAACGTTGTCGATTGTTGGCGAATCTGGTTCCGGAAAATCGGTCTCTTCCAGCGCCTTAATGAAGCTTTTGCCTAACAACGCCATTATCCATCCAGACTCTTCGATTGTTTTTGAAGGTCAAGCGATCTTAGAAAAAAGTGAAAAAGAGATGCGCGCCATTCGCGGCGATCGTATCGGTATGATTTTCCAAGAGCCGATGACTTCGCTCAACCCCTATTTACGCGTCGGCATTCAAGTCGCCGAAGCGATCATGTGCCATCGTCCCGTTTCGCCCAAGCAAGCCAAAGCGAGAGTGCTGGAGCTGTTTCATCTGGTGCATTTGCCGAATCCACAGCAAGCCTATAGCAAGTTCCCTCACGAATTTTCGGGTGGTCAGTTGCAACGCATTATGATCGCCATGGCGCTGATCAACGAGCCTGATATTTTGATCGCAGATGAACCCACCACAGCTCTGGATGTGACGGTACAAGCGGAAGTGCTGCAACTGATCAAAGAGATCCAAGCCAAAATGGGCATGGCGATATTGTTCATCACCCACGATCTTGGCGTAGTGAAGCACTTTGCGGACCGCGTGCTGGTGATGTGCAAAGGCGAAGTGGTGGAACAAGGTGAAACGGCGACGCTGTTTGACAATCCGCAACACGATTACACCAAGATGTTGATCAACGCTATCCCGAAAGGGAGCAAAACCGCGGTGGATGAACAAGCGCCCATGCTGCTCAAAGCAGAAGATATTCGAGTGCAGTTTCTCACCAAACCTCACTTCATCCCTAGCCGCTGTGAGTATTTTGAGGCAGTCAAAGGCATTTCGCTGCAACTCAAACGCGGTGAAACCTTGGGGATTGTTGGCGAATCCGGTTCGGGAAAATCGACCTTAGGCCGCGCTTTGATTGGCCTACTGCCTTGCACTGGGCACATTGAGTTTCAAGGTAACGATCTCAATCAGATCAGTGCCAAGCAACGTTTTGAGCTGAAGAAAGAGATGCAAATGGTGTTTCAAGATCCCTACGGATCGTTATCACCACGCATGACAGTCGGCGAGATCATCACCGAAGCGCTCACCGTACATCGCCCCCAAATGAGCAAAGCCGAACGGATGCAACGAGCCCGTGAAGCGCTCAAAGAAGTGCGCTTAGAGCCAAACGCGATTAACCGCTACCCGCACGAGTTCTCTGGTGGTCAGCGTCAGCGCATCGCCATTGCCCGCGCCTTGATCCTTGAGCCGTCGTTTATTTTGCTCGATGAACCGACCTCAGCGCTCGATCGCTCGGTGCAGTTAACCGTAATTGATCTACTCAAAGATTTGCAGCAAAAACACAATATCGGTTATCTGTTTATCAGCCACGATCTGTCGGTGGTTAAAGCGCTTTCAGATCGCGTGTTGGTGATGCAAAAAGGCGAAGTGATGGAACAAGGAAGCGCCGAGGCGATTTTCCATCATCCACAAAGCGACTACACCAAGAAGCTGATCAGCGCCTCATTTGATCTCGATAGCCAACTCAAAGTGGAGGAAGTGGCCTAG